In Weissella tructae, the DNA window TTATATAGTAGAAAGTTGTTAAAAAATGGTTCATTTCGTAAATTTAACCTGACTTTTAGTACGGAATAGTTTACACTAAGTATCATAAAATACCTTGTTTAAAAGTAAACAAAGAAGGGAATCGCGCCATGGCGACGACAAGTCATAAACTACATTCAATATGGGACGACCTTCCCACAATGCAAAAGGACTTAACTTCCGTTAGTCAAGTAATCGAAGAAAACCTAGAGGTTAGTAACGCAGATGTACAAGCTGCACTGATTAACATGATGACAGGGAGCGGTAAATTCTTGCGCCCTGCCTTAACCTTGTTAGCAGGTCAATTCGCACCACATAACCATAAAAACTTAATCGCCTTAGCGGCTAGTGTTGAAATCCTACACTCTGCATCATTAATTCATGATGACATTATCGATGATTCTCCACTACGTCGACACCAAGCATCTATGCAAGCACAATTTGGTAAAGACATTGCCGTTTATGCCGGAGATGTTCTATTCGCTAAAACTTTCAACTTATTAGCTTGGCATATTCAAGATATCAGCACGAGCCGTATGGCAACTGGTTATCTAACTGATCTACTAGAAGGTGAATTAGAACAACGCTCTAACTACTATCGATTAGATATGTCTTTAGATGACTACCTATCACAAATCGCTGGTAAGACTGCTAGCTTGTTTGAACTAGCAATTCGCCTTGGTACATCTACTTGGGAAGAAACGCCTGCCAATGTTGAACAACATCTAACAACATTTGCGTACAATTTAGGCATGGCCTTCCAAATCGCGGATGATATCTTAGATTACGAAAACGACAGTAATACACTTGGTAAGCCAACATTAAATGACTTGCGTGAAGGAATCTATTCTGCCCCCCTACTATTGGCCTTGCAAAAGAATCCTGAACTAGCTAACATCTTAAACAAGCGTTTTGATATGACAGATGATGAAGCACAAAGCATCGCTGATTACGTTCTATCATCAGGCGCTTTAGATGAAGCGAAAGAGTTAGCACTTGATTACGCTAATCGAGCAGATGATATGATCGACTTATTACCTGATTGCGAAAGCAAAGATATCTTGATGGACTTACAAACAAAATTAATTGCGCGTCAGGACTAATAGTCACGACGAACAAAATAAAAAGCCTACTCAGTACTGAGTAGGCTTTTTTGTATCATCATAATTGTTAAAATTCTTCTTCATCTAAGTAAGGGAATTCTAATCCAGGATTTGCATTCAAGCGCCAATCACCACGTACATCATGACGATAGGCAATATCTCCAGCTGCACCAATCATTGCTGCATTATCTCCAGCTAATGATAAAGGCACGGGAATATACGTTGTTTCCGGGAATTCTACCATCATATCTGATAATTCAGCACGCAAACCTTTGTTAGCGGCTACTCCACCAGCAACAATAAAACTCTTCACCGGATATTCTTGCAAGGCACGACGTGTCTTAGTCACTAGCACTTCAACTACGGCTGCTTGGAAACTCGTTGCAAGATTAACTTCATCCACTTCTTCGCCACGTTGTTCTGCATTATGCAGTAAGTTGATAACTGCACTCTTCAGACCTGAAAATGAGAAGTCAAAATTATCTTCCTTCACCATAGCACGGGGTAGATTGTACGTATCTTGCCCTTGATGCGCCATTTCATCCAAGATTTTTCCTGATGGGTATGGTAAGCCCATTACACGACCAACCTTATCGTACGCTTCACCAGCGGCATCGTCACGTGTATCACCAATTACGACGTAATCAAATTCTTCACGCATTAAGACCAATTCTGTATGTCCACCTGAAACCATCAAAGCTAAGGCTGGATACACAATCGGCTCAACGAAGTTAGCTGCACTGATGTGCCCAGCTAAATGAATCACTGGCACCAATGGTAACCTATGTGCCCAAGCAATTGTTTTTGCTGCGGTAACACCAATTAACAACGCCCCAACCAAACCAGGTCCCTGCGTCACTGCAATCGCTGTTAAATCATCATATGTTAATCCAGCGTCACTTAAGGCCGCATCTGCCAAGATAGTCACTTGTTCAATATGGTGACGACTTGCCACTTCCGGAACAATACCACCAAAACGTTGATGACTCTTAATTTGTGTCGCTGTTGCTAAACTCACAATTTCGACACCATTTTTAATGATCGCAACACTTGTTTCATCCGCACTTGATTCAAATGCCATGATTAATCGTTCAGTTGTCATGTAATTCCTTTCCTGTCGTCCGATATTCCATCATCACCGCATCTTCTACTGGGTGATTGTAATATCCTTTACGGACATAATAGCTTGTAAAGCCAATTTTTTCATATAATTTTTGTGCTGCTACATTACTAGAACGCACTTCTAACAAAGCACGTGTGTCCAGCGGGAATCGCGTTAACCACGTCATCAACAGTTGACTACCATATCCTTGCCCTTGTCGCTCTTTAACAATGGCTACGTGACTGATCGACAACTCATCCCCAATCAAAGTACCACTCGCAAACCCCATTGGTTCATCATCAATCAACATGATGAGATAATCGGTCCACTTATTCGCTAAATCCGTTTCAAAGGCTGGTACTGTCCAAGGACTAGGGTCAAAAGATGCATCTGCGATTTGATAAACTTCTTCAACACTAATTGGTCGTCGGTAAGTAATCATACATAATCACCTTGGTATTGGTTGGATACATACACCATTTGATGTGCATCATCGTTTTCACCATAGTAATCCGGTAATTCATTTACCTTTTCAAATCCCAATCGACGGTAAAAGCGTTGTGCATCTTCATCGGCTGCACGCACTTCCAAGTAAATTTGTTCAAAACCTTCTTGTTGGGCCCACATCATCATGTAAGTCATCAAGAAAGTTCCAACCGCACGACCTTGCCAATGCGGCGCAATCGTTATACTTGTGACGTGTACTTGATTATCCTGAGTAGACAACGCAATACCTAAATATCCAACTAATGAATTCGTTTCAGGTTGTCGTAAAATCATGTATTGACGATCAAGGTTATTTTGCAAATCATCACGGAAAACGTCCGCAGTCCAAGCTAACGGTTCTCCATAAACAATTTGTTCTAATGCCGCTAAATCATCTACGTCTTCAAAATCGGCTGACATCATCAAAAAAGAAAAGCCATTCACTTCAATTTCTTGTGTTGTATCGATTTCTTCATACACAACACTTTGACGGCGGGCATCTAACCAGCGCTTAAACGCGTTCCACATAACCCACCTCTTCTTCTGGATGAGCACGCGCCCAATCCGCTTCTGCCTGTGATAGACGATGATAATTTGGCACGAATTGATGAATGTCATCCATTTCAGTGATTACAGTCGCTTGTTGGGCCAGCACCAAACTATTCGCCGCATGTGGCAAAGTATCTTCCGCCACTTTAGCATCAGGATAAGCCACTAAGATACGGTCATTAAAGCGCTCTAAGTCACCTACAAACATTAATTGACGACCATTAAACGCCGCAAGCTTTTCTAATAACGCCGTAATATTCGTGTGTTGGTCTGCTAGATGGGCAACCAATTGTCCATCTACCCATTCATACGCAGCTGCATATAGATTATCATTGCGTGCATCCATCACTGGCACAATAATCGTGTCTTCGTTTTTCACATTCGCAGCCAACAAGCCCAAACTAGAAATACCGACTAACTCTAATCCTAATGTATAGGCCAATGTTTTCGCAGTCGTTACCCCAATACGCAATCCAGTATATGATCCTGGCCCTGCGCTAACGACAACACGTTCAAGGTCACCAGCTACCCAACCAGCGTCACTTACCAATTGGTCAATGGCTGGTAGTAATTGTTCTGATTGATTCCGACTAATATTTGTTTCGATTTGCGCGATTACGTGATCCGCATCAAACAACGCAACACTCAAAGGTTGGTTACTTGTATCAAATGCAATTGTTTTGGTCATTGGTCGGCACTCCTTATGAATTTCTTATCTTTCTATTTTAATGCTTTTACCTGCAGAAAAAAAGGGACATCCCCATTTTCACGCACTTATCTGCTTATTTTTAGGCCATCTGTACCAAATTAAAAAAACCGAAAGCAAAATGCTTTCGGTTTCTAATTATCCTTCGTAGCCATGCGGGTGCTTTTGCATCCAAGTCCAAGCTGTTTGAATAATATCTTCGACGTTTTCGTATTGTGGTTGCCAATGCAACAACTCACGCGCTTTATCTGATGACGCAACTAATGAATCAGGA includes these proteins:
- a CDS encoding polyprenyl synthetase family protein, with amino-acid sequence MQKDLTSVSQVIEENLEVSNADVQAALINMMTGSGKFLRPALTLLAGQFAPHNHKNLIALAASVEILHSASLIHDDIIDDSPLRRHQASMQAQFGKDIAVYAGDVLFAKTFNLLAWHIQDISTSRMATGYLTDLLEGELEQRSNYYRLDMSLDDYLSQIAGKTASLFELAIRLGTSTWEETPANVEQHLTTFAYNLGMAFQIADDILDYENDSNTLGKPTLNDLREGIYSAPLLLALQKNPELANILNKRFDMTDDEAQSIADYVLSSGALDEAKELALDYANRADDMIDLLPDCESKDILMDLQTKLIARQD
- the tsaD gene encoding tRNA (adenosine(37)-N6)-threonylcarbamoyltransferase complex transferase subunit TsaD, which translates into the protein MTTERLIMAFESSADETSVAIIKNGVEIVSLATATQIKSHQRFGGIVPEVASRHHIEQVTILADAALSDAGLTYDDLTAIAVTQGPGLVGALLIGVTAAKTIAWAHRLPLVPVIHLAGHISAANFVEPIVYPALALMVSGGHTELVLMREEFDYVVIGDTRDDAAGEAYDKVGRVMGLPYPSGKILDEMAHQGQDTYNLPRAMVKEDNFDFSFSGLKSAVINLLHNAEQRGEEVDEVNLATSFQAAVVEVLVTKTRRALQEYPVKSFIVAGGVAANKGLRAELSDMMVEFPETTYIPVPLSLAGDNAAMIGAAGDIAYRHDVRGDWRLNANPGLEFPYLDEEEF
- the rimI gene encoding ribosomal protein S18-alanine N-acetyltransferase, encoding MITYRRPISVEEVYQIADASFDPSPWTVPAFETDLANKWTDYLIMLIDDEPMGFASGTLIGDELSISHVAIVKERQGQGYGSQLLMTWLTRFPLDTRALLEVRSSNVAAQKLYEKIGFTSYYVRKGYYNHPVEDAVMMEYRTTGKELHDN
- a CDS encoding GNAT family N-acetyltransferase; the encoded protein is MWNAFKRWLDARRQSVVYEEIDTTQEIEVNGFSFLMMSADFEDVDDLAALEQIVYGEPLAWTADVFRDDLQNNLDRQYMILRQPETNSLVGYLGIALSTQDNQVHVTSITIAPHWQGRAVGTFLMTYMMMWAQQEGFEQIYLEVRAADEDAQRFYRRLGFEKVNELPDYYGENDDAHQMVYVSNQYQGDYV
- the tsaB gene encoding tRNA (adenosine(37)-N6)-threonylcarbamoyltransferase complex dimerization subunit type 1 TsaB; amino-acid sequence: MTKTIAFDTSNQPLSVALFDADHVIAQIETNISRNQSEQLLPAIDQLVSDAGWVAGDLERVVVSAGPGSYTGLRIGVTTAKTLAYTLGLELVGISSLGLLAANVKNEDTIIVPVMDARNDNLYAAAYEWVDGQLVAHLADQHTNITALLEKLAAFNGRQLMFVGDLERFNDRILVAYPDAKVAEDTLPHAANSLVLAQQATVITEMDDIHQFVPNYHRLSQAEADWARAHPEEEVGYVERV